The window CCGCACGGCGCACGCCTCCGTGAGCACCCTCGCGCATCTGCTCATGGACAGCGGTGAGGGTCCGAACGTCGTGGCCGACTCGGGTGAGGGTCCGAACGTCGTGGCTGACTCGGGTGAGGGTCCGAACGTCGTGGCTGACTCGGGTGAGGGTCCGAACGTCGTGGCCGACTCGGGTGAGGGTCCGAACATCGTGCCGACGTCGGGTGAGGGTCCCAACGTCGTGGCCGACTCGGGTGAGGGCCCGAACATCGTGCCCGACTCGGGTGAGGGTCCGAACATCGTGCCCGACTCGGGTGAGGGTCCGAACATCGTGGCCGACTCGGGTGAGGGCCCCAACGTCGTGCCCGACTCGGGTGAAGGGCCCGACATCGCGCCCACGTCCGTCGAGGGGCCCGGCTTCGCGGCCTGATCCTGATCCGCGCCCTACCCGAACGCCCCTTGCACCTCGGTGCCCGTGCGGCGGATGCCCCGCTCCCGATCACGGGAGCGGGGCATTCACATTCGTACCCACGACCGCTGATGCCCCCTTTCCGCCGAGGGCGCCGCGGGCCCGGCGTACGCGACCGTGCGGAAGTACCGGGCGGGCCGTAGGGTCACCCTTGCTTCGGGATGCCCATCGCGGCGAACGCCCGCTCGGCGGAGGTGCGATGGGCCTCGGCCGCCTCGTGCTCGCCGAGGTGCGCGAGAGCCTGCCCCATGCCGGCCAGCGCGCGCGCCTCCTCCACCCGGTAGCCGACTCCGGAGGCGGCACGGTGCGCCTGCTGGTGGAGTTCGAGGGCCAGGACGTATCCGCCCCTGCGGCTGTGTATGCGCCCGACGATGTTGCCGACGGCCGCCTCCCGCATCGGCGCACCGCTCAGATCGCCCAGCTGGAGCGCCGACTCCGCCCACTCCGTGGCCTGCGCCGACTCGCCGAGCCGGTCGGCGGTCTCCGCGGACAGTGCGAGCAGCAGCGACATGTCGGCGGGCGACATCACGTCCAGGGCCAGCTTGCGGGCCCGTCGCAGCAGGTCCGCGGCCTCGTCGACCGCGCCCAGGCCGAGCCGGGCGACCGCGAGATCGGTCAGGCCCTCGACCTCCTTGTCGACCGCCCCGATGCTGCGCGACAGGCTGACGGCGCGGGTGGCCGCCTCCACCGCCTCGGGGAAGCGGCCCCACTCGGCGTACAGATTGCTGAGGCTGGTGAGGGACTCGGCCTCCGCACGCTCGGCGCCGAGCTCCCGCTTGATCGCGATGGACCGCTCCAGACGCGGCAGCGCCTCGGCGTACCGCCCCAGGGCGCTCAGCAGGAGTCCCAGGACGCCCGTGTCCTTCGCCTCGCCACGCCGGTCGGCAAGGCTGACGGCCAGGGCGAACGCCTCCTCGGACATCTCTATGCCCTCCTCGAACCGGCCGAGCTTCCAGCAGGCGACGGCGAGGTTGGACAGGCTCAGCCGCAGCAGCGCGGGGTCGCCGAGCCTCCGGGAGGCCGCGACCGCGGTGCGGCTGAGCTCCCGGAACTCCTCCAGCCGCCCCCGCAGGTCCAGCGGGAAGACAACGTTGGCGGTGAGCAGCCCGACATGACGGTCGAGTTCCCAGCGGTACGCGAGGGACACGGCGGCCAGCAGCGAGTTCTGCTCACGCTCCAGCCAGAGCCTCGCCTGCTCGGGGGTGCTCAGGGGAGGCAGTTCGCCCTCCCAGCGCTGCTCGCCGCCCCGTATCCGCACCCGCCCGGGGAAAAGGAGGTCGCAGGCCGCGTCGGTGGCGCCCAGCGCGAAGTCGAGGAGACGGCGCACGGCGCGGGCGGCCTCCTCGTCGCCCGGACTGCCGCCGCCCGCCTCCCGTGCGGGCGCGGTGCCGCGCGAGAGGTTCTGGGCGAAACTGCGGACCAGGTCGTGGAAGGCGTAGCGGCCCGTCTCGTGCTGCTGCAACAGGTGCATGTCGAGGAGGTACTCCAGCACGTCCTCCGCGTCCCGGGCCCGCTTGTCGAGCAGGGCCCCCGCCGCGTACACCTCGATCTCCGCCCCGGGGTGCTGGCCCAGCAGGCGGAACGCCTCCCGCGTCTCGGCCGACAGGCCCTCGTACGAGAGCCGCAGGGTCACCTCGACACTGCGTTCCCCCGAGTTGAGCTCGGCCAGCCGGTGCGCGTCGTCGCGGAGCCGGTCGACGAGGTAGCGCACGGTCCAGCGGGGACGCTTGCGCAACCGGGCCGCGGCGATGCGCAGGGCGAGCGGCAGATGGCCGCAGAGCTCGGCGAGCTGCGCGACGGCCTCGGGCTCCGCACGGGCACGGGAGCTGCCGAGGACGCCCTCGACGAGAGCGACGCTGTCGTGCGGCGGCATGACGCCCAGGGACACGGTGTGAGCGGCGTCCAGGTCCACGAGCAGGGCGCGGCTGGTGACCAGGACGAGCGTCTGGGTGGGGGAGGCGAGGAGCGGCCTGACCTGGGACTCGTCGACCGCGTTGTCGAGCAGCAGGATCATCCGGCGGGAACTCATCGTGCGCCGCCACAGGGCGATGCGGCCCTCCGCGTCGTCCGGGATGCGTTCGCCGGGGGCGCCCAGCATGCGCAACAGGGCCTCGGCGGCGGCCCCCGCGGTCAGCGGCTGCTCGCTGGGGGTGAACCCGCGCAGATCGAGGTGGAGTTGCGCGTCGGGGTAACGGTCGGCGAGCTGGTGGGCGGCCCGCACGGCCAGGGAGGTCTTCCCGCTGCCGCCCATGCCGTCGATGGCGACGATGAGCGGCCCGGTGCCCGGTGCCTCGTCCACGAACCCGAGCAGCTGACGGACCTCCTCCTCACGTCCGGTGAAGTCGCGCAGGTCGTAGGGGAGGGTGGAGGGCGAGCCCTCCGGGGTGAACGGCGCGGGGCCCGCCGACTGGGGCGGCGCGGCGAGCTCGGGGCTGTTCTGCAGGATGGCGTGGTGCAGGTCGGTGAGGGCGTCACCCGGACCGATGCCGAGTTCGTCGACCAGGAACTCGCGGACCTTGGCGAACTCCTCCAGGGCCTCGGCCTGCCGCCCGGACCGGAAGAGGGCGAGCATGAGCTGGCCGCGCAGAGTCTCCCTCAGGGGATTCGCCTCGATGAACTCACGTAACTCACCGATGAGTTCACCGTTCTCACCTGCGGCGAGCCGCAGATCGAAAAGCTGCTCGACCGCGGTCAGCCGGCGCTCCTCCAGGGCTGCGGATGCGGCGCACAGCACGGAGCCGCCGCTGCCCGACAGCAGAGGGCCCCGCCACAGGTCGAGTGCCTCGCGCAGCGCCGTGGCCGCGTAGGCGCTCTGCCCCGCCGCGGTCGCCTCCCTGGCCTGTTTCAGCCCGACGGTGAACCTGCTGAGGTCCACCTGTTCGGGTGTCGTCA is drawn from Streptomyces sp. NBC_00178 and contains these coding sequences:
- a CDS encoding AfsR/SARP family transcriptional regulator, with the protein product MAEDIGAQGVRFRILGSFECWDGQERVRVGGPVHERVLVTLLLEPQRVLPVFRLVEAVWDENAPATAAHQVRKAVAELRQRIPDGRNLIVTEGPGYRALTTPEQVDLSRFTVGLKQAREATAAGQSAYAATALREALDLWRGPLLSGSGGSVLCAASAALEERRLTAVEQLFDLRLAAGENGELIGELREFIEANPLRETLRGQLMLALFRSGRQAEALEEFAKVREFLVDELGIGPGDALTDLHHAILQNSPELAAPPQSAGPAPFTPEGSPSTLPYDLRDFTGREEEVRQLLGFVDEAPGTGPLIVAIDGMGGSGKTSLAVRAAHQLADRYPDAQLHLDLRGFTPSEQPLTAGAAAEALLRMLGAPGERIPDDAEGRIALWRRTMSSRRMILLLDNAVDESQVRPLLASPTQTLVLVTSRALLVDLDAAHTVSLGVMPPHDSVALVEGVLGSSRARAEPEAVAQLAELCGHLPLALRIAAARLRKRPRWTVRYLVDRLRDDAHRLAELNSGERSVEVTLRLSYEGLSAETREAFRLLGQHPGAEIEVYAAGALLDKRARDAEDVLEYLLDMHLLQQHETGRYAFHDLVRSFAQNLSRGTAPAREAGGGSPGDEEAARAVRRLLDFALGATDAACDLLFPGRVRIRGGEQRWEGELPPLSTPEQARLWLEREQNSLLAAVSLAYRWELDRHVGLLTANVVFPLDLRGRLEEFRELSRTAVAASRRLGDPALLRLSLSNLAVACWKLGRFEEGIEMSEEAFALAVSLADRRGEAKDTGVLGLLLSALGRYAEALPRLERSIAIKRELGAERAEAESLTSLSNLYAEWGRFPEAVEAATRAVSLSRSIGAVDKEVEGLTDLAVARLGLGAVDEAADLLRRARKLALDVMSPADMSLLLALSAETADRLGESAQATEWAESALQLGDLSGAPMREAAVGNIVGRIHSRRGGYVLALELHQQAHRAASGVGYRVEEARALAGMGQALAHLGEHEAAEAHRTSAERAFAAMGIPKQG